The following nucleotide sequence is from Vulpes lagopus strain Blue_001 chromosome 1, ASM1834538v1, whole genome shotgun sequence.
GCCAGCAGATCAATCGTGTCCTGACCGGGAtcctgagagaggaaaaaaaaaaaaaaaaagaaagaaagaaagaaaatattcaaaacaggCTCTTCCTCTTTAAGACTTTCCTTAGCTGTCAACTACATTCCATCTGACAAGGAATTTTCAgttcctgggaggctcaggcagtaaagcatctgccttggctcaatCATGAtacccaggtcctgggatcgagccctgtgtcgggctccctgctcagtgggtaaaCTACACCCATTAAGCTCTTACGGATATCCACCCCAATTCAGATATTAAAACGTGATCAATGTGTGGCTTAGAACTGATAAAATATGGAACCAAAGCTGCCACCTAGAGGCAAAAAAATGACATACATTTCAaagtttaaaaggcaaaaaacaaaaggacttttGGGGGGATAAGGCAAGCTTCACCCTTGTCTGTACTTCTGGTTATTAAACAAACCGGCCCACTCGGCAGGTGATAGGGAAAGCACGTTAAGGACTCACTGAGGAACTATAGCCATTAAGCTGCCTGGCTCTGGACATGGACCCCCAAACTACTTACTGTGCTTCCTGACTGGCTTCCCTCCAGGCTGGCAAGGGGGGCGCTTTCCCTGCCCTCTCCAGGCGCAGCCTCCACAGCTCTGTCCCTGCCAGCCATCTCCAACTGCTTTAGCTCCCTGGTCGCTCCAGGGCCTGTGGCCTCATCTTCCTTGGGCTCTTCACCTTCTGtccccctctcctcctggcttttctccttttccacgGCCATCGTCTCATCCACACGACTCTCGGCAGAGCTCTGCTCCAATCTGGCACACCTGCCTGCGGAGACAGTATGCCCAGAGCCTGTCCCTGGGGTCGGCGGTGGCTCCAGGGACCGAGAGGCTGCACTCGGCACACTTGCCCCTGGACAGTGGTGGGAGGACCCGGCTGCCAGCTCCATGTCATCACGGCCGCCGTCTAGAGCCTGCGGGCTCATTCCCGAAGTACTAGGAGCTTCTTCCCCATCATCATCCGAGGTCTCTGAGCTGGACTCCTCTGCCGTCTGCAGTCCATCCATGCCCAACCTGCCAGAAGCGACACAGGCTTAACACCACTCCACTGCCTCTATGCTGAACAGTCAGGGTTTGTCTGGGGAACGGACTGTGTCAGCATCAGAGTATCTGCTCATTTGAGGTGGAAAGGAGCTAAGTTTTAGGAAAAGATATTCAGAGGTATAAACGGGGAGAAGAAATTCAGTGAGCTTGGAACCAATCATCCCAAAGATCCAACAGGGACTCCTCTATAAAGATGTGAATCTctctcatttttaagattttatttacttatttgagaaagagagagagagaaaaaagcacaagcagggggagagggaaagggaaaagcaggctccctgctaagaaGGGAACCCCACGGGGGGCTAGGTATCAGGAccttgagatgatgacctgagccgaaggcagacgttcaattaactgagccacctggggacccCAGAGGTTGTGACTCTCTTCAAGTAAAACTGATTCTGCCTAAAGCTCTTTTTCCTATCTTGTACAAATCTCAAGTGTTAGAAATGTAGCTAAAATAACAAACCGTTAAAATCCTTTTTCGTTCACAATTACCCCAAATGGGAAACTACCCAAACTATCAACAGGACATGGATAAACAAACACTATGATACTTGTgaacagaaaggaacaaaagcaTTGAGACATAATACTAGCCACGGATTTCAAAAGCATTGCGCGGAGAGACTCCAGACACAAAGGGCtgtaggacattctggaaaacacaAAACCATCAGATCACATAGCACAGTAGTATCAGAGCATGCCGGGGCAGGGGAACAGGAATTAATTGCAAAGGTGCAACTGttagtgaaatggaaaaattcagtaTCTTGATTTTAATGGCGGTTAAATGTGACTGTCTTTCTCAAAACTCACAGAGCTCTTCaatgagaaaatatgaattttagtgcacataaattacatctcaataaaccTGACTTAACTCTCTCCCAACCTCACACAATCCAACTACCTTTTCTCTCAAGAACACTTACTTCCTATTTCAAGATTCTATGCTAGACTCTCAGTTACAGGatctttaattaataattatttttctgtccCCAAAGCAGAGGCCAGCAAGAAAGCAAGATCCATCTGGAGGTCATTTTCTAGAACTTGGCCCAAGGGAACTGAGCTAGTAACCGGAGAACCAAGTGGGAAGGGCGGGAGCGCTACCAGAATGATGGCCAAGAAAAGGCACCATTGTGCTTCTCAGCTGCAAGTACAAAAGTGGTCAGAGAGAGGTCTAGCCATGGCCGCAGACCTCAGTAACAACCGTGAAAAACCACGGAGAAGACAAAACGATCTGGAAAGTGAAAAGTGCAGCCAAGGCTCTACCTAGAAATTCTGAAAGTTAAATCCTTCAACACTAGAGAGTAATTCAAGGATAAAGTGATTTTTCTGTGATCTTTCACTGTAAGAAAAAAACCATCCTTTAGATTCCATTCCTGGCACTCAAGGCAGAAACCAGTAGTAGTGTGTACAGTGTGACAGCTATGGAGAACTGAGAACTAAAGCACTCTGGAAATTTCTGAGCTCCCATCAAACcttactttaaaaagtgtttatatcAGATAGGCAAGAGGAAGCGTGCCGGTCCACATAAATCTCTTTGGGATGAAAAGGAAGCACACTTACCAAAAGCACTTCCTTTTCCCTGCTCTGGCTCCTCTGTCTGCTTTTGATTTGTTGGGTCTTTTCCGACTCTCACCAGTCTCTGCCGACACCATCTTGCTGGAGGCAGCCTGCATGCCTAACCAGAAATTTTCACAACTCAGTTACGCTATAGAAAGTATAATTAAAGACATAAACTGTATGGATTACAAATGTAGCTGCATTGCAATCTAAAGCTCCAGTTCTAAATTTCTtaacataccaaaatttaaaatggctAAGATGAGATTCAACTTCATTTTACACAGATTCAAAGTAATGAGCATTCTGGCTCTGGAACCAAGTTTTGAAAATACCAATACCCAATCTGTAGCTCTGAGACTGACGGGTGCATACCTGGCCTCCCCAAACCAGACGGTCCATCCCTTTGTACTCGCTACTTGTGTATTATTAAATCATAACCTCTGATTGAAAGGATTCCTTATTATTCAACTGAATCCACAAGAGCTCTAGCATAATgctaaataaaagttaaataaaaattaataacaatcattctcattaaaaatcatttagggATGCCtatgtagctcagtggttgagcgtctgcctttggcccagggcatgatcctggggtcctgggatcgagtcccgcatcgggcctccatggggagcctgcttctccctctgcgtatgtctctgcccactctctgtgtctttcatgaataaataaaacctttttaaaattaattaattatttaattaaataaaaaccgttttttaaaaatggacctaaaaaaaaaaatggacttgaAACTAGATGCAAGTATGTTGAGGTGTAAACACTTCCTGCAGGCTTGGCAACACCTAGCACAAGTGTTCTCATCTGCCTGCGCACCCCTAGATTTCAGGAGTCAAATACATCACattctgtgtgagtgtgtgctctttctttcctggGATATAAGGCATactgtttattattttgaaagattttattttagagagtgcgcACAGGTACACacaggaggcagagcagagggagaggaataagccGACtccctgagcacagagtctgagatcatgacctgagcagaaaccaagagtcagacgctcaactgactaagccatctgGGTGCCCTCATATTGTTTATTACTGAGGGGAGAGGTTCCACGACTTTCATCCACTCCTCAGAGGTCTGTAACCCGAGACTCCAGGAGTACCCTTTGTATGCAGCGAGCAACAATGTAGCTTCAGCAAGGAACTGTCACTCTCACCTTTGAGGACAGAGTCCTCCAAGCGTTCAGCCATCTCATGGCACTGCTGCTGGTACGCCCGGCTGGTAAAGCAGGGCCTGGGCTCTGCAAGCTTCCGCTGCAGGCGCTCCAAGCGCTTCTGCTCCTTTTCAGCCTCTCGCTCAGCTTGCTGTTTCACCCACTCAGCCATCCTAGGACAGGAGAGACACGGAACTGACCAGACATATCACACACATGCTTGTTTATATGTGAGGAGTTCCCCTCCCACACCCATGGACGAATCCACATTGTCCTGCACATACTGTGATATTCCTTCAGAAAGGTGAGCCACACTTATCATAGGCGCCCTGTGACGGACCCCTAAAACCCGACAGGAATTATTAAACTACAGAGAGAGCTAAGGCCGATAACAATGAGCTAGAGCGCTAATCTTTTAAGTCCACATTTCGATATGCATGGCCTGTGTACAATCACCACCGGCAGcaaagtgtgttgttgtctttgAAGAAATTAACAGTGGGCAGCTTACGCTTTTTCATGGTTGACATCTCGTAGCCTCCTTCCACTGAGGTCCCGGCAAGCTTCTCGATTGGTTGTCTTCTCAATCTGAGCACCAAGTGCACGGAGCATAGATCCAAACCCTGGGCAAATATATTTGGAGAAAGCAGTTTAAAAAGggttcaagaaaagaaaaaaaaataaaaaataaaaaataaaaagggttcAAGGATTGATAAATACCAAATTTGTGGAAATGCTATTATACCTCAAGATTAAAAATGATCTCTttggggaggggagcctgggtagctcagttggttaagcatctgactcttggttttggttcagggtCTCGAGATCAAGCTGCTCATTGGGCTCCAAGAGAAGTCTAAAATTtccctctccctcgccctctgccctgTGTGCAGGCAGGCTTGTGCGTGCacagtctctaaaataaatcttaaaaaaaaatttttttttctcttttctttctttcttttttttaaagaaagggacaTCAAGATTCTACGCAGATATCAAAGGTACAAGTACGATAAACCAGGGGcgccagggtggttcagtggttgagcgtctgcctttggctcaggtcaggatcccggggtcctaggatcgagtcctgcattaggcactctgcagggagcccgcttctccctctgcctatgtctctgcctttctctctcatgaataaataaataaaatcttaaaaaaaaaaaaatgagaaacctgATTCAACCTCATGCATTTTGCTCTGTCTCTACAGAGCATACATACTGTCTCTACACCACTGGGATATCTTAAAGGGTTTAACCCAATGCCAGAGATTCCAagattaataacttaaaaaaaatctttttatggtGAGATTTTGCAGTGAGTTTCAAAGCAAAAGCAATTTTAAGTTGTCCCTAATGAGCTTTCTTCTTATTGACAGAATTTCAAACAAGAGGATGATTATAATGTGCGATGCCAGTTCTCTGAACACCAAATCAAGTCACTGTGAATTCTGAGAAAGCTTTGGGATGACACATTAGTGCATCAGGAGAAATACCCAGGACTGCCCATATTCAGTGTTTGCTCTTTTAGTTTCTCTTCTCTATTCTTAGAGAATAGTGTTCATGTAACAAGGATCTTAACCTACCCTAATCTATAAATGGCTGTATTCCACAGGCTGGCTTTAGTCCTCTCTGGGAACTAGACAAAATCTTGCTAAAGCAGAAGATTTAATTGTTTTAACACTCTTTCTTCCACAAGCTGGACAGAATGATCGTTTTTCTTCATCTAATCTTCCCCCAAAGTTTCAGAACCTACCTGCCTAAGAGCTATCCTGCTTCTGAAGGCAGAAATTATAATCAGACAATATATTcctcaaaaacaataaaagaaagtaCTCAGAACTAGGAAAGTAAAGAAAGGATTTCATAAGGCAAAATAAGAATGGCATACTCCAGAGGCCCAGAAGTGCGTTAATTTCCTCCATAGAGCTAGAGACTGCAACTGTAATATATGGCAGCCACAAATATGCGCGTCCTACCTCCTTTTCCACCGAAGAGCCTGGGTTCCAAACTATAAACCGCGCCATGCTGCACTCTGTCGTTGGCATCAACAAGTGATCCATTGCACTTCACAAAAAAGCATTCCACTGGAACAGCCTAGAGACAAGGttggaatttttaaatgagaCGACACAAGCTTCCTGCAGGAGCCTTGCCTATCATGTCTTTATTACTCCAGTTATAAGCAGACAGCATGTGTTCCATTAGTATTTGTTGAACTGaatacccaaagaaaaaaaaagtcatgtcaGAGGATTTATTCAGGGTATGACTTTTTTTCTAACACCTCATCATGATACGCACAAGAATTTTTTGTCTTTCGGGCAAAAATTAAGAACTGCTCTCTTCTCCTCTGACAGGAAAACAGAGTCAAGGTAGAAAATTAGACAGGGTTCAGACCCAGTAACTCTGCAAGTCCCTTTTCCTCtcgtttttgttttaaacaagtaATATCAAGTTGCGCGAGTTTAAAAGTGACAATACACCTTCTGAAAAGTGTAGGTAagaacgagcagggggagggaaggagacgACGGTATGATCTTTGTACACCTATATATAAGCTTTAACAGGTGGAGGGTCAGCTGGCAGCAGTACTTTTCTGCCCATGTTCCCGAGTTACAGCAGAAGCCCCATCTGTGTATTTCAAATTTTCTCAGATCAAATGATGAATATAAGATATAAAACCtaagtcttgggcagcccaggtggctcagcagtttggcaccgccttcggcccagggcctgatcctggagacccaggatcgagtcccacgtcatgttccctgcatggagcctgcttctccctctgcctgtgtctctgactctctttctctcctctctgtgtattctcatgaataaataaaatcttaaaaaaaaaaaaaaaaaaaactaacctttCTAAACAAGTTTCTGATGCTGTAAAAAAGACAATGGAAGAGTATTCTCCAAAGTTATATGGAACTTGAGAGATACACAATTAACCTATAATATCAGGAATGAGGAGATCTACACACTAACAGAAAGGAGAAACGCACAACTGCCATCTTTCCGAAGTAGACACAATGAACATTCGTTCTGAACCATATCACATGGCCGTTTCAACAGGACCCGtccattcagtcaacaaatattaatgaagTCCCGACTATTTGCCAGGTACTTTTCAAGCACTGTAATACTGTAATGAATAATCCAGTGAATACAGACCCTGTTCACAGAGCTTCCATTCTACTGGGGAAAGACAGGGAAAGAATAAGTGATACAATGGCCAGTGGTGATAAGCAGAGTAAAGGGGACACCAGATGTGGATGGGTACGCCAGTAATCTATCTTACATATACTGTTAGTCAAGAAAAGCCTCTCTGATCAAGAGACATTTTAGCAGAGAATTTacaaaaggaagagaacaagCCACATGGCTCTCTGGGGGAAGAGCATTTCAGAGGCAAAACAAATGCAAAGCGAGGCAGCAGAAACGAGCCAAGAGTATTCATGGAACTGTAACACCACCAACATGGCTGGAAGAAGTCTGCCAAAGGGGAATGAGAAGGCCTGAAAAGCCACTGTAAGAACTTCAGGCTTCACTCTGAAAAAAGCCACTGCAGAGTCTGGAACAGATTGAGAGTAGAGTTATATTCTTAAAGGATCACTCTAGCTGCTAAATTGGAAATAAAACTATAGAAGCAGAGACATCAGTGACATCGGCTACTGTGACAACCCAGGTGAGCAATGAAAGCCATCTGTATCGGGGTAGTGGCAAAAG
It contains:
- the SDE2 gene encoding replication stress response regulator SDE2, which codes for MAEAAPLVWVRGPGFGCQAVRCASARWSVQEVVRRHCRDQAVPVECFFVKCNGSLVDANDRVQHGAVYSLEPRLFGGKGGFGSMLRALGAQIEKTTNREACRDLSGRRLRDVNHEKAMAEWVKQQAEREAEKEQKRLERLQRKLAEPRPCFTSRAYQQQCHEMAERLEDSVLKGMQAASSKMVSAETGESRKRPNKSKADRGARAGKRKCFWLGMDGLQTAEESSSETSDDDGEEAPSTSGMSPQALDGGRDDMELAAGSSHHCPGASVPSAASRSLEPPPTPGTGSGHTVSAGRCARLEQSSAESRVDETMAVEKEKSQEERGTEGEEPKEDEATGPGATRELKQLEMAGRDRAVEAAPGEGRESAPLASLEGSQSGSTDPGQDTIDLLAFSSVAEMEALGLDRLKCELMALGLKCGGTLQERAARLFSVRGLTREQIDPALFAKPLKGKKK